The Nitrospirales bacterium genome includes a window with the following:
- a CDS encoding metal-sensitive transcriptional regulator: protein MKEEHKRTAMNRLKTVRGHIEAVINMVEEERYCPEVMKQVSALQGSLEKVNRILLQNHIETCVMHAVAEGRSEEIVDELLETLRYTNKVTGPNPK, encoded by the coding sequence ATGAAAGAAGAACACAAAAGGACGGCGATGAATCGGTTGAAAACCGTTCGAGGTCATATTGAGGCCGTCATCAATATGGTTGAAGAGGAACGATACTGTCCGGAGGTGATGAAACAGGTTTCGGCGCTTCAAGGTTCGCTGGAAAAAGTCAACCGAATCCTGCTCCAGAATCATATCGAAACCTGTGTTATGCATGCGGTGGCAGAAGGCCGCTCAGAAGAAATCGTCGACGAATTATTGGAAACGTTGAGGTATACCAATAAGGTTACCGGTCCCAACCCCAAATAA
- a CDS encoding copper ion binding protein — MAAVTLSVPDISCDHCKQSIEGALKTIDGVHAAEVHVASKTVDVNFDETKIQQSAIGKAIEDQGFTVAE, encoded by the coding sequence ATGGCTGCTGTGACACTCTCAGTCCCGGATATTTCTTGCGACCACTGCAAACAATCGATTGAAGGCGCTCTAAAAACCATCGACGGCGTCCATGCCGCCGAAGTGCATGTCGCCAGCAAGACTGTCGATGTGAATTTTGATGAGACGAAAATCCAGCAGAGCGCGATCGGCAAGGCCATTGAGGATCAGGGATTCACGGTCGCAGAATGA